From one Pontibacillus sp. HMF3514 genomic stretch:
- a CDS encoding S9 family peptidase, producing MQYFVRNKEIIGNVHVPSQDNNKRIGLVWLPGLPNHPIVEDMGTPLADLGFTVLNARYPGSWQSYGSFGPESSLEGALLGIELLSKGETQDLASQEDISWDIDHIVLVGNSYGGAITMSALGVSDLVDAAVAFCPLLEPSEQNQDEELPETDLSSIYPFLKRCHENVFRHLDEEEWANFIKGNHKCNPKKYIHEIKDKPILLLHGHEDKSIRSYHTENFYQALKEAGADKVKAVFKKGIGHGRELRSSTKELWVDWILENVNQ from the coding sequence ATGCAATATTTTGTGAGAAATAAAGAGATCATAGGGAATGTACATGTACCAAGTCAGGATAACAACAAACGAATTGGATTAGTATGGCTACCAGGTTTGCCTAATCACCCCATCGTAGAGGATATGGGAACTCCACTAGCTGATTTAGGATTTACAGTTTTAAATGCACGATACCCTGGCAGTTGGCAAAGTTATGGAAGTTTTGGTCCTGAAAGTTCTTTAGAAGGTGCTTTACTTGGGATAGAACTTCTATCTAAGGGTGAAACTCAGGACTTAGCTTCTCAAGAAGATATCTCTTGGGATATCGATCATATTGTTCTAGTTGGGAATAGCTATGGAGGAGCAATTACGATGAGTGCATTAGGTGTTTCTGACTTAGTCGACGCTGCTGTAGCATTTTGTCCTTTACTTGAACCATCAGAACAAAATCAGGATGAAGAATTACCTGAAACAGATTTATCTAGCATCTATCCTTTTTTAAAAAGATGTCATGAGAATGTATTTCGTCATTTAGATGAGGAAGAATGGGCTAACTTTATTAAAGGAAATCATAAGTGCAACCCCAAAAAATACATACATGAAATTAAAGATAAACCTATCTTACTTCTTCATGGCCATGAGGATAAAAGCATTCGATCTTACCATACAGAAAATTTCTATCAAGCTCTAAAAGAAGCTGGAGCCGATAAAGTAAAGGCAGTATTTAAAAAGGGAATCGGTCATGGAAGAGAACTAAGAAGCTCCACCAAAGAGTTATGGGTCGATTGGATTTTAGAAAATGTGAATCAATAA
- a CDS encoding methyl-accepting chemotaxis protein: protein MLLLNTIEDHDVQQDLLFKAMESNLAIIQFGTDRRVSYVNSLFSNTMRFQNQNDMIGLHHKEFCFESFVQSSNYEAFWNSLLKGNSFQDKINRKDAYGNEVWLEATYMPIYEDNQVIGVLKVATNITERQGDIQEVVESLQDMSKTLNQRAEEGLRHHENLNEQVEQIAAVSKGNTQVLNDLKAQANEIQGVVKTIREIASQTNLLSLNAAIEAARAGEHGRGFDVVAKEVRKLSTQVEHSIGEVKSSIEKFTSEISNITSGTEKIQNDVEEAVQQIQVASSGYQEVVASGEALKEEADKLTDII, encoded by the coding sequence ATGCTTTTGCTTAATACTATTGAGGATCACGATGTACAACAGGATTTGTTATTTAAAGCAATGGAAAGTAATTTAGCTATTATTCAATTTGGAACTGATCGCAGAGTATCATATGTAAATTCACTATTTTCAAACACTATGAGATTTCAGAATCAAAACGATATGATTGGATTACATCATAAAGAATTTTGTTTTGAATCATTTGTTCAAAGTTCAAATTATGAAGCATTTTGGAACAGCCTCCTAAAAGGAAATAGTTTTCAGGATAAAATTAATCGTAAAGATGCTTATGGCAATGAAGTCTGGTTAGAAGCTACATATATGCCAATTTATGAAGATAACCAGGTAATAGGTGTTCTTAAGGTAGCAACGAATATAACAGAGCGACAAGGAGACATTCAAGAAGTTGTGGAAAGTCTTCAAGATATGTCCAAAACCTTAAATCAACGCGCCGAAGAAGGATTAAGACATCATGAAAATTTAAATGAACAAGTGGAACAAATCGCGGCTGTCTCAAAAGGGAATACACAAGTGTTGAATGATTTAAAGGCCCAAGCAAATGAAATTCAGGGTGTGGTCAAAACGATACGTGAGATTGCATCTCAAACCAATTTATTATCTTTAAATGCAGCGATTGAAGCAGCTAGAGCTGGTGAGCATGGCAGAGGTTTTGATGTTGTAGCGAAAGAGGTACGTAAATTATCTACCCAGGTAGAGCACTCTATCGGAGAGGTAAAGAGTAGCATTGAAAAATTCACAAGCGAAATTTCAAATATCACATCAGGAACTGAGAAAATTCAAAACGATGTAGAGGAAGCTGTGCAACAAATCCAAGTCGCCTCTAGTGGTTATCAAGAAGTTGTTGCGTCAGGGGAAGCTTTAAAAGAAGAAGCAGACAAATTAACGGACATTATTTAA
- a CDS encoding serine/threonine protein kinase produces MVDGWRMASHALSQINVTSNPNNEPVSIDGDHKDIRCVGVGTDAAVFQTIHAPLYAFKLYAKDKVYKIKEEERIYRMLGESPYFPKCFEADDRWLVLRYEEGVTLYDCILQGIHIPEQVIKDVEDARGYVREKGLNPRDIHLRNILLQDGRAKIIDVSEYAKSGNDYRWEHLMQAYHDHYHLIDRKAIPFWLVETVRKWYNQWSKHSSSFEDFMKMIMKFKARRD; encoded by the coding sequence ATGGTAGATGGATGGAGGATGGCAAGTCATGCTCTTTCTCAAATTAATGTGACTTCAAATCCTAACAATGAACCTGTGTCTATAGATGGTGATCATAAAGATATCAGGTGTGTTGGTGTAGGAACAGATGCAGCTGTTTTCCAAACAATTCATGCTCCACTTTATGCCTTTAAACTATATGCGAAAGATAAGGTTTATAAAATTAAAGAAGAAGAGCGGATCTACCGTATGTTAGGGGAATCTCCTTACTTTCCCAAGTGTTTTGAAGCGGATGATCGATGGCTCGTTTTACGTTACGAAGAAGGTGTAACGCTCTATGACTGTATTCTTCAAGGTATTCATATTCCAGAACAGGTCATAAAAGATGTGGAGGATGCAAGAGGATATGTACGGGAGAAAGGATTAAACCCTCGCGATATTCATCTTCGTAATATATTATTACAAGATGGTAGAGCAAAGATTATAGATGTATCAGAATATGCGAAGTCTGGAAATGACTATCGTTGGGAGCACCTTATGCAAGCATATCATGATCATTATCATCTAATTGATCGTAAGGCTATTCCTTTTTGGTTAGTAGAGACTGTACGAAAGTGGTATAACCAATGGTCAAAACATTCTTCCTCATTCGAAGATTTTATGAAAATGATCATGAAGTTTAAAGCGAGAAGAGATTAA